A window of Nocardia arthritidis genomic DNA:
GCACACAGCGGAGGCGCGTCGAGGGTGGCGCGACGCCGCGAACACGGCACACTGGCAGAGTGGTTGCCCCCGTTTCGACACGGCTTCGGACTCCCTGGACCCAGACCATCGATCTGGGTGCGGAGCTGCAGGCCGCGCAGGAATGGCTGCGCCGTCCGGCCCTGTGGCGCCGGGTGCTGCCGGCGATACGCACGCACCTTTCGGCCGCGCCGGCCAGCACCGCGTACGCGTTCACGCTGTTCGTCACCTGGTGGACGCTGCGCGGACTCGGCGACGCCATCGAACGCAGGCTGATCTTCTCCGCGTCCACCAACCTCTACAACATGCGGCACAACCCGATTCAGGTGCTGGTGGCCTCGGCCTTCTGGACCGACGGCGGGTTCCCGTGGACCACCATCATCAGCTTTCTCATCGTGATGGCCGCCGCCGAACGCTGGCTCGGCACCAGCCGCTGGATCCTGCTGTTCGCCACCGGGCACGTCGGCGCGACGCTGCTCACCGTCACCGGCATCGCACGGGCCATCGAGCTGAACCTGATCCCGCACAAAATCAGCTACGCCTCCGATGTCGGCACCAGCTACGGGTTCACCGCGGTGCTCGCCGCGCTCGCCTTCCGCTTCACCGGGCTGGTCCGGCTGGCCTGGGCGGGCACCCTGTTCGTCGTGCTCGTCGTCTCCGCCTGGCGCGCACCGAATTTCACCAACTACGGCCACCTGAGCGCCGCGGCGATCGGATTCCTCGCCGCGCTGCTGGCGGTGACGTTCTGGCACTGGATCGATCGGGCGGCGGCGCGGCGCCGGGAGGCCAGGCAGTCACGCGACGGCGCATCGGCCGCGACCGGCGAGATATCGGCGGACGACTTCGATCAGAACAGCGTCGGTGCGGTGCGGGGCGGCATCGGGAGGAACGGATCCGGCTGAGCCGGGCTATCCCGCTCGCCGAAGCCGCTCGACCCGTCAGGAATCGACCGTGGGCCG
This region includes:
- a CDS encoding rhomboid-like protein; the protein is MVAPVSTRLRTPWTQTIDLGAELQAAQEWLRRPALWRRVLPAIRTHLSAAPASTAYAFTLFVTWWTLRGLGDAIERRLIFSASTNLYNMRHNPIQVLVASAFWTDGGFPWTTIISFLIVMAAAERWLGTSRWILLFATGHVGATLLTVTGIARAIELNLIPHKISYASDVGTSYGFTAVLAALAFRFTGLVRLAWAGTLFVVLVVSAWRAPNFTNYGHLSAAAIGFLAALLAVTFWHWIDRAAARRREARQSRDGASAATGEISADDFDQNSVGAVRGGIGRNGSG